A single region of the Sciurus carolinensis chromosome 16, mSciCar1.2, whole genome shotgun sequence genome encodes:
- the Slc12a4 gene encoding solute carrier family 12 member 4 isoform X2, whose translation MGTLMGVYLPCLQNIFGVILFLRLTWMVGTAGVLQALLIVLICCCCTLLTAISMSAIATNGVVPAGGSYFMISRSLGPEFGGAVGLCFYLGTTFAAAMYILGAIEILLTYIAPPAAIFYPSGSHDTSSATLNNMRVYGTIFLTFMTLVVFVGVKYVNKFASLFLACVIISIFSIYAGGIKSIFDPPVFPVCMLGNRTLSRDQFDVCAKTVVLDNETVATRLWSFFCHSPNLTTDSCDPYFLLNNVTEIPGIPGAAAGVLQENLWSAYLEKGEFVEKHGLPSTDTLGLKESLPLYVVADIATSFTVLVGIFFPSVTGIMAGSNRSGDLRDAQKSIPVGTILAIVTTSLVYFSSVVLFGACIEGVVLRDKYGDGVNRNLVVGTLAWPSPWVIVVGSFFSTCGAGLQSLTGAPRLLQAIAKDNIIPFLRVFGHGKANGEPTWALLLTALIAELGILIASLDMVAPILSMFFLMCYLFVNLACAVQTLLRTPNWRPRFKYYHWALSFLGMSLCLALMFVSSWYYALVAMLIAGMIYKYIEYQGAEKEWGDGIRGLSLSAARYALLRLEEGPPHTKNWRPQLLVLLKLDEDLHVKYPRLLTFASQLKAGKGLTIVGSVIQGSFLESYGEAQAAEQTIKNMMEIEKVKGFCQVVVASKVREGLAHLIQSCGLGGMRHNTVVLGWPYGWRQSEDPRAWKTFIDTVRCTTAAHLALLVPKNIAFYPSNHERYLEGHIDVWWIVHDGGMLMLLPFLLRQHKVWRKCRMRIFTVAQMDDNSIQMKKDLAIFLYHLRLEAEVEVVEMHNSDISAYTYERTLMMEQRSQMLRQMRLTKTEREREAQLVKDRHSALRLESLYSDEEDESAAGADKIQMTWTRDKYMTEPWDPSHAPDNFRELVHIKPDQSNVRRMHTAVKLNEVIVTRSHDARLVLLNMPGPPKNSEGDENYMEFLEVLTEGLERVLLVRGGGREVITIYS comes from the exons ATGGGCACCCTCATGGGGGTGTACCTGCCCTGCCTGCAGAATATCTTTGGGGTCATCCTCTTCCTGCGGCTGACCTGGATGGTGGGTACAGCCGGGGTACTACAGGCCCTCCTCATTGTCCTCATCTGCTGCTGCTGT ACACTGCTGACAGCTATCTCCATGAGTGCCATCGCCACCAACGGTGTGGTTCCAG CTGGAGGCTCTTATTTCATGATCTCCCGCTCACTGGGTCCAGAATTTGGAGGCGCTGTGGGCCTGTGCTTCTACCTGGGAACAACATTTGCAGCAGCCATGTATATCCTGGGGGCCATTGAGATCTTGCTG ACCTACATTGCTCCACCAGCTGCCATTTTTTACCCATCAGGCTCTCATGACACGTCAAGCGCCACCTTGAATAATATGCGAGTATATGGGACCATTTTTCTGACTTTCATGACACTGGTGGTATTTGTTGGTGTCAAGTACGTGAACAAATTTGCCTCACTCTTCCTGGCTTGTGTGATCATCTCCATCTTCTCTATCTATGCTGGGGGCATCAAGTCCATATTTGACCCTCCTGTGTTTCC AGTATGCATGCTGGGTAACAGGACCCTGTCCCGGGACCAGTTTGATGTCTGCGCCAAGACGGTTGTGTTGGACAATGAGACAGTAGCCACCCGGCTGTGGAGTTTCTTCTGCCACAGCCCCAACCTTACCACTGACTCCTGTGACCCATACTTCCTGCTCAACAATGTGACGGAGATCCCTGGCATTCCCGGGGCAGCTGCTGGTGTGCTCCAGG AAAACCTGTGGAGTGCCTACCTGGAGAAGGGCGAGTTCGTGGAGAAGCATGGTCTGCCCTCCACAGACACCCTTGGCCTGAAGGAGAGCCTGCCCCTGTATGTGGTGGCTGATATCGCCACATCCTTCACTGTGCTGGTTGGCATCTTCTTCCCCTCTGTAACAG GCATCATGGCTGGCTCAAACCGCTCCGGGGACCTCCGGGATGCCCAGAAATCCATCCCAGTGGGGACCATTCTGGCCATCGTTACAACCTCGCTTGTGT ACTTCAGCAGTGTGGTTCTCTTCGGCGCCTGCATTGAGGGTGTAGTGCTTCGAGACAA GTATGGCGACGGTGTCAACAGAAACCTGGTGGTGGGCACATTGGCCTGGCCTTCGCCCTGGGTCATTGTTGTTGGCTCTTTCTTCTCAACTTGTGGCGCTGGCCTCCAGAGCCTCACTGGGGCACCTCGTCTATTACAGGCCATTGCCAAGGACAACATCATCCCCTTCCTCCGG GTGTTTGGCCATGGGAAAGCAAATGGTGAACCGACGTGGGCACTACTCCTGACTGCACTCATTGCTGAGCTGGGCATCCTCATCGCCTCCCTCGACATGGTGGCCCCCATTCTATCCAT GTTCTTTCTGATGTGTTACCTGTTTGTGAACCTGGCCTGTGCTGTGCAGACACTCCTGAGGACCCCCAACTGGCGGCCCCGGTTCAAATACTATCATTG GGCACTGTCCTTCCTGGGCATGAGCCTCTGCCTGGCCCTTATGTTTGTCTCCTCCTGGTACTATGCTCTGGTTGCCATGCTCATCGCGGGTATGATCTACAAGTACATCGAGTACCAAGG GGCTGAGAAGGAATGGGGTGATGGGATCCGAGGCCTATCCCTGAGTGCTGCCCGCTATGCGCTGTTGAGGTTGGAAGAGGGGCCTCCTCATACCAAGAACTGGCG ACCTCAGCTCCTGGTGCTTCTAAAACTGGATGAGGACCTTCATGTGAAGTACCCACGGCTCCTCACCTTTGCCTCTCAGCTTAAGGCCGGCAAGGGCCTGACGATTGTTGGCTCCGTCATCCAGGGCAGCTTCTTGGAGAGCTATGGCGAGGCCCAGGCTGCTGAGCAG ACAATCAAGAACATGATGGAGATTGAGAAAGTGAAAGGCTTCTGTCAGGTAGTGGTGGCCAGCAAGGTGCGTGAGGGGCTGGCTCACCTCATCCAGTCTTGTGGCCTTGGTGGCATGAGGCATAACACTGTGGTGCTGGGCTGGCCCTATGGTTGGCGACAGAGTGAGGACCCACGTGCCTGGAAGACCTTTATTG ACACTGTACGCTGCACCACAGCTGCCCACTTGGCCCTGCTTGTGCCCAAGAACATTGCCTTCTATCCCAGCAACCATGAGCGCTACCTGGAGGGCCACATCGATGTGTGGTGGATTGTGCATGATGGTGGCATGCTCATGCTTTTGCCCTTCCTGCTGCGCCAGCATAAG GTTTGGAGAAAGTGCCGGATGCGCATCTTCACAGTCGCCCAGATGGATGACAACAGCATCCAGATGAAGAAGGATCTGGCCATCTTCTTATACCACCTCCGCCTTGAGGCAGAGGTAgaggtggtggagatg caTAATAGTGACATCTCTGCATATACCTACGAGCGCACGCTGATGATGGAGCAGCGGTCCCAGATGCTGCGACAGATGAGGCTGACCAAGACTGAGCGGGAGCGTGAA GCCCAACTAGTCAAGGACCGGCATTCAGCCCTGCGACTAGAGAGCCTATACTCAGATGAGGAAGATGAGTCTGCTGCAGGGGCCGACAAGATCCAGATGACATGGACCCGGGACAAGTACATGACTGAGCCCTGGGACCCCAGCCATGCCCCTGACAACTTCCGGGAGCTGGTGCACATTAAGCC GGACCAATCCAATGTGCGGCGTATGCACACTGCTGTGAAGCTCAATGAAGTCATCGTCACACGCTCCCATGATGCCCGCCTAGTCCTACTGAACATGCCTGGCCCACCCAAGAACAGTGAAGGTGATGAGAACT ACATGGAGTTCCTTGAAGTGCTGACTGAGGGCCTTGAACGGGTGCTGTTGGTGCGTGGTGGTGGTCGTGAAGTCATTACCATCTATTCCTGA